From the genome of Candidatus Nanopelagicales bacterium, one region includes:
- a CDS encoding GGDEF domain-containing protein, translated as MPDDRDGTIVRTSLTAARLLAGGAMAVALLVSLGGLLGRDRSGVAWPGGAPVTALGPVLVAVLAGGVLLQTFAPRLTRRAGRTLSAAAAGIAVVLIVTWMTALLHYRGTLSYADALRQVVEDTPGRPSAQTAAAVLSLALGGVLLTLGGRRTGIAFPLVQVPAWFLIVGVLLAPLYGATHAFVLEEGTGMSYPAALGLALVAGATAAARPDRAPMTLLTDPIGRRILVRLAPLILVLPLVQVTIEKFTEARGATHEQAMTDSKLAVVLVVAAYAAVLSLLEARAERRLARERALVAASFLHAPSAMALVTPDGRVRQANPTLAALVGRQPDLLVGLELTTLVGEPDRPGLLQRLEAVASGQTAYERFDVGLLLPSGSTLWVDVGVTPAATEDVDPVVVVQLVDVTDRRAREASLEQRATHDPLTGLGNRDLLARVLDEQGARPREDRETVVVYVDLDGFKEVNDRYGHDVGDRVLQLAATRLTDAVRAEDLVARLGGDEFVVVAEVSDGGEVHGLVERLRAVLSGDLEVPRREGEPVRIPLGASIGATMDRGRDRETVLAEADRAMYEDKRRRALARPR; from the coding sequence ATGCCCGACGACCGCGACGGCACGATCGTGCGCACCTCGCTGACGGCTGCCCGGCTGCTGGCGGGCGGCGCGATGGCGGTCGCGCTGCTGGTCAGCCTCGGCGGCCTCCTCGGCCGCGACCGCTCCGGCGTCGCCTGGCCGGGCGGGGCCCCGGTCACCGCTCTCGGTCCGGTCCTGGTCGCGGTCCTCGCGGGCGGCGTGCTCCTGCAGACCTTCGCCCCGCGACTCACCCGGCGGGCCGGCCGGACGCTCAGCGCGGCGGCCGCCGGCATCGCGGTGGTCCTGATCGTCACGTGGATGACGGCCCTGCTGCACTACCGCGGGACGCTCAGCTACGCCGACGCCCTTCGCCAGGTGGTCGAGGACACCCCCGGTCGCCCCAGCGCCCAGACGGCCGCCGCGGTGCTGTCCCTGGCACTCGGCGGCGTGCTGCTCACCCTGGGCGGCCGCCGCACCGGCATCGCCTTCCCCCTGGTCCAGGTCCCCGCCTGGTTCCTCATCGTGGGGGTCCTGCTGGCGCCCCTGTACGGGGCCACGCACGCCTTCGTCCTCGAGGAGGGCACCGGGATGTCGTACCCGGCCGCCCTCGGCCTCGCGCTGGTGGCCGGCGCCACGGCCGCGGCGCGCCCGGACCGGGCGCCGATGACGCTGCTCACCGACCCGATCGGCCGGCGGATCCTGGTCCGGCTCGCGCCCCTGATCCTGGTCCTCCCGCTGGTCCAGGTGACGATCGAGAAGTTCACCGAGGCACGCGGGGCCACCCACGAGCAGGCCATGACCGACAGCAAGCTGGCGGTCGTCCTGGTCGTGGCGGCCTACGCGGCGGTGCTGTCCCTGCTGGAGGCCCGCGCCGAGCGGCGGCTGGCCCGGGAACGGGCGCTGGTCGCCGCGTCGTTCCTGCACGCCCCGTCCGCGATGGCCCTGGTCACCCCCGACGGCCGGGTCCGCCAGGCCAACCCGACCCTGGCCGCCCTGGTCGGGCGGCAGCCGGACCTGCTCGTGGGGCTGGAGCTCACCACCTTGGTGGGCGAGCCGGACCGGCCCGGCCTGCTGCAGCGTCTCGAGGCGGTGGCATCGGGGCAGACCGCGTACGAACGGTTCGACGTCGGCCTGCTGCTCCCCAGCGGTTCCACGCTGTGGGTGGACGTCGGTGTCACGCCCGCGGCCACCGAGGACGTGGATCCCGTGGTGGTCGTCCAGCTGGTCGACGTGACCGACCGCCGCGCACGCGAGGCGTCGCTGGAGCAGCGTGCTACGCACGACCCGCTGACCGGGCTGGGCAACCGCGACCTGCTGGCGCGCGTGCTGGACGAGCAGGGCGCCCGCCCACGGGAGGACCGGGAGACGGTCGTCGTCTACGTGGACCTCGACGGGTTCAAGGAGGTCAACGACCGGTACGGGCACGACGTCGGTGACCGCGTCCTTCAGCTGGCCGCGACACGGTTGACGGACGCGGTGCGCGCGGAGGACCTGGTCGCCCGGTTGGGCGGGGACGAGTTCGTGGTCGTGGCGGAGGTCAGCGACGGCGGCGAGGTGCACGGGCTGGTCGAGCGGCTGCGGGCGGTGCTCAGCGGCGACCTCGAGGTACCCAGACGGGAGGGCGAGCCGGTGCGGATCCCGCTGGGCGCCAGCATCGGAGCCACCATGGACCGCGGCCGGGACCGCGAGACCGTCCTCGCCGAGGCCGACCGGGCCATGTACGAGGACAAGCGCCGCCGCGCCCTCGCCCGCCCCCGCTGA
- a CDS encoding L-threonylcarbamoyladenylate synthase, protein MRTSTEPADAVAVLRAGGLVALPTETVYGLAADATDPHAVARVYAVKGRPADHPLIVHLASASGLSAWAVDVPGYARTLAAACWPGPLTLVLRRSARAGDHVTGGQDTVALRVPAHPLALSVLRGLDVGDPDGAPHGLAAPSANRFGRVSPTSAAHVLAELGPSLGPSDLVLDGGPSAVGVESTIVDCTGPRPRILRPGGVSAAEVERVTGLPVEPAGWIPAEPTGSGSPSAPEVRAPGTLASHYAPKARVVLAEGLEGAHLGGRAEQTSPGPASPDGLRAPAEPEVTVPPGVAGGVPDTGLLALAEVPTPPGVVRLSAPEDVAAYARVLYAALREADALGLTTVIAVPPEAADDRPRGPADDRPRGPADAGTPGPAGAGPTDPADAGLVAAIRDRLTRAAHPTA, encoded by the coding sequence GTGCGGACGAGCACCGAGCCGGCCGATGCCGTCGCGGTGCTGCGGGCCGGCGGGCTCGTGGCGCTGCCGACGGAGACGGTGTACGGGCTGGCCGCCGACGCCACGGACCCGCACGCGGTGGCCCGGGTGTACGCGGTCAAGGGCCGGCCCGCGGACCACCCGTTGATCGTGCACTTGGCCTCTGCCTCGGGGCTTTCCGCGTGGGCGGTGGACGTGCCGGGCTATGCCCGGACGCTGGCTGCCGCCTGCTGGCCGGGACCGCTCACGCTGGTGCTGCGGCGCTCCGCGCGGGCCGGTGACCACGTCACCGGGGGGCAGGACACGGTGGCGTTGCGCGTGCCGGCGCACCCGCTGGCGCTGTCGGTGCTCCGTGGGCTGGACGTGGGGGACCCGGACGGTGCGCCGCACGGCCTGGCCGCGCCGAGCGCCAACCGCTTCGGCCGGGTCAGCCCGACGAGTGCCGCGCACGTGCTGGCGGAGCTCGGGCCGTCGCTGGGGCCGTCGGACCTGGTGCTGGACGGCGGGCCGAGCGCGGTCGGGGTGGAGTCGACGATCGTCGACTGCACCGGACCGCGGCCGCGGATCCTGCGCCCGGGCGGGGTGTCCGCGGCCGAGGTGGAGCGGGTCACCGGGCTCCCGGTGGAGCCGGCCGGCTGGATCCCGGCGGAGCCGACCGGGTCCGGGTCCCCGTCCGCGCCGGAGGTCCGGGCACCGGGGACGCTGGCCTCCCACTACGCCCCGAAGGCCCGGGTGGTCCTGGCTGAGGGACTCGAGGGCGCGCACCTCGGGGGTCGGGCCGAGCAGACGTCGCCGGGACCCGCCTCGCCGGACGGCCTGCGGGCGCCGGCGGAGCCCGAGGTGACGGTTCCCCCGGGGGTCGCGGGTGGCGTACCGGACACCGGGCTGCTGGCGCTGGCGGAGGTGCCGACGCCCCCGGGCGTGGTCCGGCTGTCCGCGCCGGAGGACGTGGCGGCGTACGCCCGGGTCCTGTACGCCGCGCTCCGGGAGGCCGACGCCCTCGGCCTGACGACCGTGATCGCGGTCCCGCCCGAGGCCGCGGATGACCGGCCCCGTGGTCCCGCGGATGACCGGCCCCGTGGTCCCGCGGACGCTGGCACCCCGGGTCCCGCGGGCGCCGGGCCCACGGATCCTGCGGACGCCGGCCTGGTGGCCGCGATCCGCGACCGCCTGACCCGCGCCGCGCACCCCACTGCGTAA
- a CDS encoding DUF559 domain-containing protein has protein sequence MRTAGESRGPFRIASHHGGEPRTGRFRSAAYRSPTRAVRAAADAPDGVEARCDALLLVLPPCAVFYAPTAGRLCGMPVPAYADSGGRVPHVAVPADAPDHPRRRGVRIHSVRLPAWDRAEVDGRPVTDPARTFVDLGRFLTLPDLVAVGDWVLREGLTTRNNLARRAYEAFGSRGIRQVRRALPLLDERAESPQESRLRVLIVLAALPAPVPNYVIRDEFGGFLARGDLVYPELRIVIEYDGAHHDDPRRRRADATRRALLREHGWYVVEIHADDLRHPDRAVAKVTAALRVAGARW, from the coding sequence ATGCGCACCGCGGGGGAGTCGAGGGGGCCGTTCCGGATCGCGTCGCACCACGGGGGTGAGCCGCGGACGGGGAGGTTCCGGTCGGCCGCGTACCGCAGCCCCACCCGTGCGGTCCGGGCCGCGGCGGACGCCCCCGACGGCGTCGAGGCGCGGTGCGACGCATTGCTCCTGGTTCTGCCGCCGTGCGCGGTCTTCTACGCCCCGACGGCGGGGCGGCTGTGCGGAATGCCGGTGCCGGCATACGCGGACTCGGGTGGCCGGGTGCCCCACGTCGCCGTGCCCGCCGACGCCCCGGACCATCCGCGCCGCCGCGGCGTGCGGATCCATTCGGTGCGGCTGCCGGCGTGGGACCGGGCGGAGGTCGATGGCCGTCCCGTCACGGACCCTGCGCGGACCTTCGTCGACCTCGGTCGGTTCCTGACCCTGCCGGATCTGGTCGCGGTGGGGGACTGGGTCCTGCGGGAGGGCCTCACCACTCGGAACAACCTCGCTCGGCGGGCGTACGAGGCCTTCGGCTCCCGCGGGATCCGACAGGTACGGCGTGCCTTGCCGCTGCTCGACGAGCGGGCCGAGTCCCCGCAGGAGTCGCGACTGCGGGTCCTGATCGTGCTGGCGGCGCTGCCGGCTCCGGTGCCGAACTACGTCATCCGCGACGAGTTCGGCGGTTTCCTGGCCCGGGGCGACCTCGTCTACCCCGAGCTGCGGATCGTCATCGAGTATGACGGGGCGCACCACGACGACCCGCGGCGGCGCCGGGCCGACGCGACGCGTCGCGCGCTGCTGCGCGAGCACGGGTGGTACGTGGTCGAGATCCACGCGGACGACCTGCGTCACCCCGACCGGGCCGTGGCGAAGGTGACCGCGGCCCTGCGGGTGGCCGGCGCCCGCTGGTAG
- a CDS encoding metallopeptidase family protein, with amino-acid sequence MLDVPPPQFEDLVAEALEEIPAELAALVDNVVIVVEEEAPPHDPHLLGLYEGVPLTERGTWYAGAMPDRITLYRKPILRICDTYDDVLDEVHVTVVHEIAHHFGIDDDRLHDLGYD; translated from the coding sequence GTGCTGGACGTGCCGCCGCCGCAGTTCGAGGACCTCGTTGCCGAGGCCCTGGAGGAGATCCCGGCCGAGCTCGCGGCGCTGGTGGACAACGTGGTGATCGTGGTGGAGGAGGAGGCGCCGCCGCACGATCCGCACCTGCTCGGGCTGTACGAGGGGGTGCCGCTGACCGAGCGGGGGACCTGGTACGCCGGGGCGATGCCGGACCGGATCACGCTGTACCGCAAGCCGATCCTGCGCATCTGCGACACGTACGACGACGTGCTCGACGAGGTGCACGTGACCGTGGTGCACGAGATCGCGCACCACTTCGGCATCGACGACGACCGCCTGCACGACCTCGGCTACGACTGA
- a CDS encoding GNAT family N-acetyltransferase, protein MTPGPTSPPTEPPATPAPAPRPTTPCRVPAGRLALRPWDPDRPGDRAAVLAIARDPDGRAWNPIAGMPEEPGDGDARAWCARQADWASASGVSWAVTPHDDDTTALGYVSVHLWDEDQRVAQVGYWVVPTARHRGVATQALAAAAGWAYGEHGLHRLELFHAVENDASCSTAERAGFTREGLLRSSHRFGDGAYHDEHLHARLASDPVTALEIAEGLPYAVRALDG, encoded by the coding sequence GTGACCCCCGGCCCGACGTCCCCCCCGACCGAACCTCCGGCCACCCCGGCGCCCGCCCCGCGGCCGACCACCCCGTGCCGCGTCCCGGCCGGCCGGCTCGCGCTGCGCCCCTGGGACCCGGACCGCCCGGGGGACCGGGCCGCCGTCCTCGCCATCGCCCGCGATCCCGACGGGCGCGCCTGGAACCCCATCGCCGGCATGCCGGAGGAGCCCGGGGACGGCGACGCCCGGGCCTGGTGCGCGCGGCAGGCCGACTGGGCGAGCGCGTCCGGCGTGTCCTGGGCCGTGACCCCGCACGACGACGACACCACGGCACTCGGCTACGTCTCGGTCCACCTGTGGGACGAGGACCAGCGGGTGGCCCAGGTCGGCTACTGGGTCGTCCCCACCGCTCGTCACCGCGGCGTCGCCACGCAGGCACTCGCCGCCGCCGCCGGGTGGGCGTACGGCGAGCACGGCCTGCACCGGCTGGAGCTGTTCCACGCGGTCGAGAACGACGCGTCCTGCAGCACCGCCGAACGGGCCGGCTTCACCCGGGAGGGGCTCCTACGCAGCAGCCACCGGTTCGGCGACGGGGCGTACCACGACGAGCACCTGCACGCCCGCCTGGCCAGCGACCCCGTCACCGCTTTGGAGATTGCAGAAGGGCTCCCCTATGCTGTGCGGGCCCTCGACGGCTAG
- a CDS encoding 4Fe-4S dicluster domain-containing protein produces the protein MTTLVNPDLITDLQRFGAMQVNACFSCGNCTATCPLADNDATFPRRFIRLAQVGLEADLVASKELWTCYQCGQCTSKCPTDADPAEFMATSRRYAIAHYDRTGLARVMSTRPVLGWLVAALGVAFFSLFLLSTRGPASTESLALFEFVPYHVIHWLGIGVMAVVALASLVGAVSLARDMARKDGVRFRTLVGTAAGRAAAVRALWFSVGRESLGQRRYREDCKDDDPVEPLWRRRWIVHFVTLWGFLGLLAATTLDYGLDVLGIKETGAEVPLWYPTRLLGTVAGIALVYGVTVFMVNRVRADSSSYRVSTSTDWMFLVLLWLTGVTGFVIEVALYAPPTPAWGYAVFVVHVAIAMELLLFLPFTKFAHVMYRPIGLFFYGLAKNPVPVEERERETVA, from the coding sequence GTGACCACCCTGGTCAACCCCGACCTGATCACCGACCTCCAGCGCTTCGGCGCCATGCAGGTCAACGCCTGCTTCAGCTGCGGCAACTGCACGGCCACCTGCCCGCTGGCGGACAACGACGCCACGTTCCCGCGGCGCTTCATCCGCCTCGCCCAGGTCGGCCTGGAGGCGGACCTGGTGGCGAGCAAGGAGCTGTGGACCTGCTACCAGTGCGGGCAGTGCACCAGCAAGTGCCCCACCGACGCGGACCCGGCCGAGTTCATGGCCACCTCCCGCCGCTACGCGATCGCGCACTACGACCGGACCGGGCTGGCCCGGGTGATGTCCACGCGGCCCGTGCTGGGGTGGCTGGTCGCGGCCCTCGGGGTCGCCTTCTTCTCCCTGTTCCTGCTGTCCACCCGCGGCCCGGCCAGCACCGAGTCGCTGGCGCTGTTCGAGTTCGTCCCGTACCACGTCATCCACTGGCTCGGCATCGGTGTCATGGCCGTCGTGGCGCTGGCCAGCCTCGTGGGAGCGGTGTCGCTGGCTCGGGACATGGCCCGCAAGGACGGCGTGCGCTTCCGGACGCTCGTCGGAACCGCGGCTGGGCGGGCCGCCGCCGTGCGCGCGCTGTGGTTCTCAGTCGGACGGGAGTCGTTGGGGCAGAGGCGCTACCGGGAGGACTGCAAGGACGACGACCCGGTCGAGCCGCTGTGGCGCCGCCGCTGGATCGTGCACTTCGTCACCCTGTGGGGCTTCCTCGGCCTGCTGGCCGCGACCACGCTCGACTACGGGTTGGACGTCCTGGGGATCAAGGAGACCGGCGCGGAGGTCCCGCTGTGGTACCCGACGCGTCTGCTGGGCACGGTGGCCGGGATCGCGTTGGTCTACGGGGTGACCGTCTTCATGGTCAACCGGGTCCGGGCCGACAGCTCGTCGTACCGGGTGTCGACCTCGACGGACTGGATGTTCCTGGTCCTGTTGTGGCTGACCGGTGTCACCGGGTTCGTGATCGAGGTCGCGCTCTACGCCCCGCCGACCCCGGCCTGGGGCTACGCGGTGTTCGTGGTGCATGTGGCGATCGCGATGGAGCTGCTGCTCTTCCTGCCGTTCACCAAGTTCGCGCACGTGATGTACCGGCCGATCGGGCTGTTCTTCTACGGTCTGGCGAAGAACCCGGTGCCGGTGGAGGAGCGGGAGCGGGAGACGGTGGCGTAG
- a CDS encoding CoB--CoM heterodisulfide reductase iron-sulfur subunit A family protein, producing MSDETCTPAATEGAEEHPQRIGVYICHCGGNISDFVDVDAVRDALKDEPGVVVSEAPMFACADGTQHDMIDDIHRDDLDGLVVASCSPKLHQVTFRNVSKRADINPYNYTQVNIREQGSWAHQHDRAGATEKVIGLVRAGVAKTRLSDPLEPLVVETVPRTLVVGAGITGLRAAVGLADVGIDVDLVEREENLGGWMATFGPTFPRDRAGRDEIAELVEQVHARPRITVHTRTELTGKSGSFGNYAVQLTTHGPDGDRVTEVTVGSVVVATGFDTYAPEPGEFGFGIDGVLTLPEFKRLVEESEGTLRHRGRDVHSVAYVYCVGSRQEAPGNEYCSKFCCTAAIHASLQVGAVDASVRQFHLHRDVRAYGKNELLYTKSREAGSVYLKYPDDGPPTVEELPDGRLGVTLIDVLTDGREITLPVDLVVLVTGMVPRRNEALVDLLKLPLGSDGFFNEIHPKLRPVETVVDGVLIAGCCQAPGSAAESVASGLSAVTQSAALLKKGYAELEPLVATVHPDACTGCGDCLEVCPYAAISLVHCDGAPVASVDAAACKGCGGCVPVCGDNALDLLGYTDEQMLAAIDGLVDLVKEPVG from the coding sequence ATGAGTGACGAGACCTGCACACCCGCTGCGACCGAAGGAGCCGAGGAGCACCCCCAGCGCATCGGCGTCTACATCTGCCACTGCGGGGGCAACATCTCCGACTTCGTCGACGTCGACGCCGTGCGCGACGCGCTCAAGGACGAGCCCGGTGTCGTGGTGTCCGAGGCGCCGATGTTCGCGTGTGCCGACGGCACCCAGCACGACATGATCGACGACATCCACCGGGACGACCTGGACGGCCTGGTTGTCGCGTCCTGCTCGCCCAAGCTGCATCAGGTGACGTTCCGCAACGTGTCCAAGCGGGCCGACATCAACCCGTACAACTACACCCAGGTCAACATCCGGGAGCAGGGCTCCTGGGCCCACCAGCACGACCGCGCCGGGGCCACGGAGAAGGTGATCGGGCTGGTGCGCGCGGGCGTCGCCAAGACCCGGCTGTCCGACCCGCTCGAGCCGCTGGTCGTCGAGACGGTGCCCCGCACCCTGGTCGTCGGTGCCGGGATCACCGGCCTGCGCGCCGCCGTCGGTCTGGCCGATGTCGGCATCGACGTCGACCTGGTGGAGCGCGAGGAGAACCTCGGCGGGTGGATGGCCACCTTCGGCCCGACCTTCCCGCGGGACCGCGCCGGCCGTGACGAGATCGCCGAGCTGGTCGAGCAGGTACACGCCCGGCCCCGGATCACCGTGCACACCCGTACCGAGCTGACCGGCAAGTCCGGCAGCTTCGGCAACTACGCGGTGCAGCTCACCACGCACGGCCCGGACGGCGACCGGGTCACCGAGGTCACCGTCGGCTCCGTCGTCGTGGCCACCGGGTTCGACACGTACGCGCCCGAGCCCGGGGAGTTCGGCTTCGGGATCGACGGGGTCCTGACGCTGCCGGAGTTCAAGCGGCTGGTGGAGGAGTCCGAGGGGACGTTGCGCCACCGCGGGCGCGACGTGCACTCCGTGGCCTACGTCTACTGCGTCGGGAGCAGGCAGGAGGCGCCCGGCAACGAGTACTGCTCGAAGTTCTGCTGCACCGCGGCCATCCACGCCTCGCTCCAGGTGGGCGCCGTCGACGCCTCCGTCCGCCAGTTCCACCTGCACCGGGATGTGCGGGCGTACGGCAAGAACGAGCTGCTCTACACCAAGTCCCGCGAGGCGGGCTCGGTCTACCTGAAGTACCCCGACGACGGTCCCCCGACGGTCGAGGAACTGCCCGACGGGCGGCTCGGGGTCACCCTCATCGACGTCCTGACCGACGGTCGCGAGATCACGCTCCCGGTCGACCTGGTCGTACTCGTCACCGGCATGGTGCCCCGCCGCAACGAGGCCCTGGTGGACCTGCTCAAGCTGCCGCTGGGCAGTGACGGGTTCTTCAACGAGATCCACCCCAAGCTGCGCCCGGTGGAGACCGTCGTCGACGGGGTCCTGATCGCCGGCTGCTGCCAGGCACCGGGCAGCGCCGCCGAGAGCGTGGCGTCCGGCCTGTCCGCGGTGACGCAGAGCGCGGCGCTGCTGAAGAAGGGGTACGCCGAGCTGGAGCCGCTGGTGGCCACCGTGCACCCGGACGCCTGCACCGGCTGCGGTGACTGCCTCGAGGTCTGCCCGTACGCCGCGATCTCCCTGGTCCACTGCGACGGCGCTCCCGTGGCGTCCGTCGACGCGGCGGCCTGCAAGGGCTGCGGCGGTTGCGTACCGGTGTGCGGCGACAACGCGCTGGACCTGCTCGGGTACACCGATGAGCAGATGCTCGCCGCCATCGACGGTCTGGTGGATCTGGTGAAGGAGCCGGTCGGATGA